In the Gemmatimonadales bacterium genome, CATGTGATCCTCGGAGTGTTGGACGGTCCCGGGGACGACGGTCACCCGGTCGGATGCACCGCAGATGCTATTGCGGGTGCGCTCCCGCCAGCAACTTGGTCAGATCGGCGATCGCGATCCGGCGCACCGGCCGAGACCGGACGAAGACCACCGTCTTGCCATCGGGGGTCAGGGTGGCGGCACCTTCATCCGCCGCGGTGTGCGTCAACTGGCGGCGTACTCCGGTCTTCCGGTCGAGAAGACCCAAATCGCGAGTTGCTCCGTTCACCACCAGATAGAGGATTTTCGAGCCGTCGTCCGAGACGTACGCCACGTTGTCACCGGGATTCAGCAGCGACGCGGCATCCCTGTCGCTCCCGATCGGTACCGCGTAGAACGCAAAGCCTGCTGCCGCGGGCTGGGCAACGATTGCCGAATCTCCGGGAAGCAGGTCAACGGCAAATGAGTTGTTGTGCTTCCAGATCGGTGTGAAGGTTCCATCGTCCTTCACGATCATCGAGGCGAACTGTCCCGTCGCATCGACAATGTTCGCGAGAACCTCGGGCCGGCCAGTCCGGCCACCGACCTGATTCAGATTGCCGGATTTCGTGATCCGTTGCGGCTCGCCGCCCGAGGCCGCGACCTTCCACACGTCCTCAATCCGCGAATCGTGATCAGAGGCGAAATAGATCGACGACCCGTCGCCGCTCCAGACCGGGTTCTGCTCCGTTCCCGGCCAGTTGTCGAGTTGACGCGGTGTGCCACCGGCAAGATCAACGACCCAGAGATCGGGCGTTCCGCTCCGATCCGAAATGAACGCCAGGTGAGATCCGTCGGGCGACCATGCCATCTCGGAGTTGCTGCCGCCCTCGACCAGCGTTCGCAGCGGCCCGCCACCAATCGGCATGACGGCGATGTCGCTCACGTTGCCGCCGTGATCGATCCGGAACGCCACTTCCTTCCCGTCAGGCGAGAGCTGCATCAGCGTGGCCCGGATCGAATCGGGCGTCAACCGGTGCTCGGTGCTGTCAGCGAGGGACATTGCCCAGATCCCGCTCTCACCCTGGCCGGTGGTGTAGACCAGCTTGCGGGATCCCGGAAACCACTGATCGATCGTTTCCTGGTCGGCGTCATCTGTCACCCGGATCTCGGGCCCGCCTGCGGTGGGAACGACCCAGAGATCGGTCTGGCGCCCGCGATCCGACTCGAACGCAATCCACCTCCCGTCCGGCGACCAGTATGGCCTGGTGTCGTTGCGGATATCGCGAGTGAGTTGTCGTGGAGCACCGCTGTCGGCCGAGACAACCCAGATATCTGACGTGCCGGTCCGCCGTGATTCGTACACGATCTCCTTGCTGTCAGGCGACCAGACCTGATCGGTCTGTGCAAACACTTCGAAACCGTCGGTCGTCAGCTGCCGCGGATGCTGTCCCGCGCTGTCGGCCACCCAGATCGTCTGCTTGCTCCCCTCGAAGACGTCGTACGCGATTCGAGTGCCGTCAGGCGACCAGAATCCGACGTAGGGCAGGGATTCTCCCGGGACCAGCGGTGTGGTGGTGTGATGGCTGATCGACAGGGCGAACGACGTGTACGTCCCGCCGCCCGATCCCGTCGTCGCGAAATAGGCGATCCGGTCGCCATCGCGATTCCACATGACAGGGACAGCGAGACCCGACTCGTGGGTGATTTGTTGCGGTGCGCCGCCAGCGGAAGGAACGATCGCGATCTGGAGCAGCCCACCATCACTTGATGTGACGGCGACGCGTGAGCCATCGGGCGACCAGACCGGGGCGTACATGGCGAGTGATGTCACCGGAACTTTGACGGGGTTCTTCATCGCCGCGTCCGATGTCCACAGTTGCTGCACCTGTCCGCTCGGCTCCCACCAGTCGATCCGTGAACCGTCGGGTGAAAAGCGGGCCAGCGATTGATTGGCGCTGTCGGGCGAGATGAACGTGACTGGGGGCAATCCCGACGGTTTCGGTGCACACGCCGCGAGGGACAGCAGCCCGCCGGCGAACATCATCCGCTTCATGGTGTTGCTCCTGGTTTCTTCGCACCCACCAGCACGCTGTCGATCCCGTGCTGGATCCTGCCCACGACGCTGTCCTGCGCCGCGAGCACGTTGCTGACATTGGGGCTGTAGGTATCCGCCCAGAGCGACCGCGAGGTCACCGGGTCGGTGAACTGGACATTGATTCGCATCACGTCGCCGGCCCGGAAGACCGTCGCCTCGACCACTGCATCGAGCTGCAGCTCCTTCGCGATCTCGCGCGTCGTCTTTGACGATCCCTTGTAGTGCATCATCTCTGAGCGCGATGCCACGGTCACCTTGCCCTGGCGCGAGAGCGCATTGGTCAGCGCGTCGTGCATCGCGGCGACGAAGATCGAGTCCTTCCCCGAGATATCCTCGATCGGCATCACACCGATCCGCTGGATCCGCCCGCTGCCGCGATGGCTGAGGAACCACGCGCCAGCAATGACGAGCAGCAGCGCCACCGCCGCGATCCACACCGCGACCCGGCGACGGCTGGCCGGCGCACCGCCCGGGTATCCCGGGAGCCGGCGCGTCGTCGTCGGCGTGACGCCGCCGCTCACCGACGTGCCGATCAGGTCGAGTTGTGCCATCAATTCATCGGCGCTCTGCCACCGATCGGCCGGATCCTTGGCGAGGCAGCGCATCACGATCGCGGCGAGTGCGTCACCGACCTCGGGCCGGAACTCGCGGACGTCCTTCGGCGCCTCCATCACATGCGCCGCGAGAATTCCCTGCGGCGTCTCCGCCGAGAACGGCGTGCGGCCGGTCAGCATCTCGTACATCAGGATGCCGAGGGCGTAGATGTCGGCGCGCTGGTCGATGTTGGCATCGCCCATCGCCTGTTCCGGCGCCATGTAATGCGGGGTGCCGACCGCCATCCCGACGGTCGTCATCGAATCGCCGCCGGCCGCGGTGACCGCCTTTGCCACCCCGAAATCGGTGACGACCGCGTGCCGCC is a window encoding:
- a CDS encoding serine/threonine-protein kinase — protein: MTDAQAKLAEALTGRYAIDREVGAGGMATVYLASDLKHDRKVALKVLRPELSAALGSERFPREIKFVAQFNHPHILSLYDSGEVQGFLFYVMPYVEGESLRDRLGREKRLPIPDAIRIFKEVADALAYSHARGVVHRDIKPGNVLLSGRHAVVTDFGVAKAVTAAGGDSMTTVGMAVGTPHYMAPEQAMGDANIDQRADIYALGILMYEMLTGRTPFSAETPQGILAAHVMEAPKDVREFRPEVGDALAAIVMRCLAKDPADRWQSADELMAQLDLIGTSVSGGVTPTTTRRLPGYPGGAPASRRRVAVWIAAVALLLVIAGAWFLSHRGSGRIQRIGVMPIEDISGKDSIFVAAMHDALTNALSRQGKVTVASRSEMMHYKGSSKTTREIAKELQLDAVVEATVFRAGDVMRINVQFTDPVTSRSLWADTYSPNVSNVLAAQDSVVGRIQHGIDSVLVGAKKPGATP
- a CDS encoding DPP IV N-terminal domain-containing protein encodes the protein MKRMMFAGGLLSLAACAPKPSGLPPVTFISPDSANQSLARFSPDGSRIDWWEPSGQVQQLWTSDAAMKNPVKVPVTSLAMYAPVWSPDGSRVAVTSSDGGLLQIAIVPSAGGAPQQITHESGLAVPVMWNRDGDRIAYFATTGSGGGTYTSFALSISHHTTTPLVPGESLPYVGFWSPDGTRIAYDVFEGSKQTIWVADSAGQHPRQLTTDGFEVFAQTDQVWSPDSKEIVYESRRTGTSDIWVVSADSGAPRQLTRDIRNDTRPYWSPDGRWIAFESDRGRQTDLWVVPTAGGPEIRVTDDADQETIDQWFPGSRKLVYTTGQGESGIWAMSLADSTEHRLTPDSIRATLMQLSPDGKEVAFRIDHGGNVSDIAVMPIGGGPLRTLVEGGSNSEMAWSPDGSHLAFISDRSGTPDLWVVDLAGGTPRQLDNWPGTEQNPVWSGDGSSIYFASDHDSRIEDVWKVAASGGEPQRITKSGNLNQVGGRTGRPEVLANIVDATGQFASMIVKDDGTFTPIWKHNNSFAVDLLPGDSAIVAQPAAAGFAFYAVPIGSDRDAASLLNPGDNVAYVSDDGSKILYLVVNGATRDLGLLDRKTGVRRQLTHTAADEGAATLTPDGKTVVFVRSRPVRRIAIADLTKLLAGAHPQ